DNA sequence from the Streptomyces cinnabarinus genome:
CGTGCTCGCCTCGCAGGTCGCCCCGCAGATGACCTGGCCGCAGGCCATGGGCATGTGTGTGATGTACGGCGTGGTCATCATGCTGCTGGTCGTCACCGGCCTGCGCGAGATGATCATGAACGCGATCCCGCTCGCGCTGAAGCACGCGATCACCATGGGCATCGGCCTGTTCGTCGCCCTGATCGGCTTCTCCAAGGCCGGCTTCGTCCATCAGGGCGAGTCGACCCCGCTCACCCTCGGCCCGGCGGGCGAACTGGCCGGCTGGCCGGTGCTGTTGTTCGCCGTGACCCTGCTGGCCATCTTCATGCTCCAGGCCCGCGGCGTCCCCGGCGCGATCCTGATCGGCATCGTCGGCGGCACTGTACTGGCCGTCATCCTCAATGCCTTCGACGCCATCGACCCCAAGCAGTGGGCGGCCGGCGCTCCCGAACTGCACGGCAGCGCGGTCTCCATGCCGGACTTCTCGATCTTCGGTGACGTCGAGTTCGGCGGCTGGGGCGAGGTCGGCGCGATGACCGTCGGCATGATCGTGTTCACCCTGGTGCTCGCCGGGTTCTTCGACGCGATGGCCACCATCATCGGCGTCGGCACCGAGGCGAAGCTCGCCGACGACAAGGGCCGGATGCCGGGCCTGTCCAAGGCGCTGTTCATCGACGGCGCGGGCGGTGCGATCGGCGGTGTCTCCGGCGCCTCGGGCCAGACGGTCTTCGTCGAGTCGGCCACCGGCGTCGGCGAGGGCGCCCGCACGGGCCTGTCCTCGGTCGTCACCGGACTGTTCTTCGCGGCCTGTCTCTTCTTCACCCCGCTCACGGCGATCGTGCCCGGCGAGGTCGCGGCCGCGGCCCTGGTCGTCATCGGCGCCATGATGATGATGAACGCCCGGCACGTGGACTGGGGCGACCGCGCCACCGCGATCCCCGTCTTCCTCACCGTCGTGATCATGCCGTTCACCTACTCCATCACCGCGGGTGTGGCCGCCGGCGTCATCTCGTACGTGGCCATCAAGACCGCGCAGGGCAAGATCCGGGAGATCGGGGCCTTCATGTGGGCCCTGACGGTGATCTTCGTGGTGTTCTTCGCCCTCAACCCCATAGAGAGCTGGCTCGGCGTCCACTAGCCGCCGGCCCTCCACAACTGCCCTAAGGAGACCGAGAGATGCTGGACATCGCCGAAGAGCTGCACCGGTGGGTCGAGCAGGGGCGTGACTTCGCCGTGGCGACCGTGGTCGCCGTCGGCGGCAGCGCGCCCCGCCGACCGGGCGCCGCGCTCGCGGTGGACACCGCCGGCACGGCGATCGGCTCGGTCTCCGGCGGCTGTGTGGAGGGCGCGGTCTACGACCTGTGCCAACAGGCCCTCCAGGACGGCGAAACCGTACTGGAGCGGTTCGGCTACAGCGATGAGGACGCCTTCGCGGTCGGACTGACCTGCGGCGGCATCATCGACATCCTGGTCACCCCGGTACGGGCCGCCGATCCGGCCCGTCCGGTGATCAGGGCCGCGCTGGCCGCCGCCGCCCGTGGTGAGGCGGCGGCGATGGCGCGGGTCGTCTCGGGCCCGGCGGAGCTGATGGGCCGCGCCCTGGTGGTCCGCCCGGACGGGGAGTCGTACGACGGTGGGCCCGGCTACGAGGATGGCCCCGGTTACGACGGTGGCTTCGGGGCCCATCCCGAGCTGGACCGCACGGTTGCCGCCGAGGCGGGTGCCTTCCTGGACGCGGGCCGTACCGGCACCCTGGAGATCGGAGAGCAGGGCTCTCGTTGCGGAGCACCGCTCACGGTTCTGGTGGAGGCGTCCGTACCGCCGCCCCGGATGATCGTCTTCGGCGCGATCGACTTCGCGTCGGCGCTGGTGCGGATCGGCAAGTTCCTCGGCTACCGCGTCACGGTCTGCGACGCCCGGCCCGTGTTCGCCACCGAGGCCCGCTTCCCCGAGGCCGACGAGATCGTCGTCGAGTGGCCGCACAAGTACCTGGAGCGCACCGACGTCGACGCCCGTACGGTCCTGTGCGTGCTCACCCACGACGCCAAGTTCGACGTACCCCTGCTTCAACTGGCCCTGCGGCTGCCCGTCGCCTACGTCGGCGCGATGGGCTCGCGCCGCACCCACCTCGACCGCAACGAACGACTGCGCGAGGTCGGCGTCACCGAAATGGAACTCGCCCGGCTCCGCTCCCCGATCGGCCTCGACCTCGGCGCCCGTACGCCCGAGGAGACCGCCCTGTCCATCGCCTCCGAGATCGTGGCGAACCGGCGGGGCGGCAGCGGGGTCTCACTGACCGGCGCCCACACCCCGATCCATCACGAGGCGGCCTCGACCCCGGCCGGCCGGATCGGCTCGGTGGCCTGACCGGAGGCGCGCCGCACCGCGGGCTGGTCGGGCCACGCGAACGCGTAGTCCGGGGCGCCGCCCCTGTTCAGCCGTACCCAGCGCAGCAGTTCACGCGCGATGCCCGCGTTGCCCATCGCCCAGCCGGTCTCCGCCTCCAGCTCGCTCGGCGTGGCCCGGTGCTCCACGTTCGACCAGCGGGCACCGTCCGCGTCCCGGGTGGCCCGCGAGGCGAGATCCGCGACCAGGACCCGGGCGAACTCCGGTGACTCCGCCTGCTCGGCGATCCGGTCGCAGGCCAGCGCCAGCACGCCCGCGGTGCCGCAGCAGCGCCCGCTGTTGTCCCAGAACCCGGGGGTCAGCCGCGCGGGCAGCCCGGAGTGGACGACGGTGTGCCAGCAGCGGTCGGCCAACTCCGGCCAGGAGGAGTCGTCCAGAGCGTCCCGCAGCAGGCGGAAGACCTGGGCGTCACCGGCCGGGCCGTGGCACCAGCCGTAGTTGTGGCGGGCGGTCCGCTCGCCCGCGTGCCGCGGGTCGGAATGGGGGACCAGGAACCCGTCGGGCCCCGCCTCGTCACGGGAGACGACGTCCGCCGCGCCCGCCAGCGCCAGTTCGGTGAGGTCCGCGCGACCGGCCGTGGCACCGATCGCGGCCAGCGCGCACACGATCCCGAGGGTGCCGTGCGAGACGTGGTGCATCCGCCCGGTCGCCCCGGGCCGGTGGGCCCACCGCACCCCGGCCGCGGTCCGCTCCGCCGCGTCCGCGTACGGCTCCACCGCCTGTACGGCGAACTCCACGTCCCCGAGCGCCAGCGCCCCGAGGCCGATCCCGGCGTTGCCGCCCATCAGCTCGAACAGCTCGCCCCATCGCGTCCCGTCGAAGCGGGAGCGCACCAGCTCCATCGCCCGGTCCGCGGCGGCACCGGAGGCGGCGTCGCCAAGGTCGTCGTGGACGGCGCGCAGGGCGATCGCCATGCCGGTGAGGCCGAAGTACAGGGAGCTGTCCCCGGTCTCCTCGACGGCCGCCCCGAGACCTCGGGCGGCGCGCAGCGCCGTGTCCGCGTAGGCGTCGTCACCGAAGTGCCGCCAGCCTTCCAGCAGCGCGGGGACGATCCCGGCGGTGCCGTCGTAGAACATGGCCTCGGTCGTCGCGTCGGAGGGCCGTACCGGCCAGCCGAGGCCGCCGTCCCCGGTCGGGCGTGCCTGCGCCGTCAACCAGCGCAGGGCGTCCGCGGCGAGCTGCTCGACCTCGTCAACTTCCGTCTCCACGACTTGCTTTGGGATCATGCGGTCCAGTTTGTCAGGCGCTCTCAGGGCATCCGCAGCAGGCTGTTCACCGCCCGCCCGAACACATACCGCGCCGCCGACCGCAGCGGCCCGTCGAACAGTCCCGGCAGCAGTCGTAGCCGCAGCTCCTCGCGCCACACCACCCGGGCCCGTCCGCCGGGTCCGGGGCGCACCTCGATCTCCGCCCAGCCCAGCACCACCCGGCCCCGCTTCTCCAGCCGGCACAGACCGGGCGCCTCCTCGGTCGGCGGACGCCACACGGTGACCTCCATCCGGTCGTCGAAAGCGAGCGGGCCGAGGCCCGAACGCGCCACGAGGACCGTGCCCTTCCGGTCCGGGCCCGGAGTGACGACGGTGACCCGGGTCAGCGGGACCACCCGCCCATGGCGGGGCCAGTCGGTGAGGCGGCGCCAGGCCTCGTCGAGGGAAAGCGGCACCGTGCGTTCGAGCTGAAAGTTGACCACTGCCCGATCCTAAGGAATCCGGCCAGCTCAACGGCCCTGTCGTATACGGCTCACACACATGGACCAACACCCTGTCGACGGGCAGGCGTACAGGTGACGTGGCCCCGCGCGAACCCCGGTGCACGGCTGCCCGCCCGCCCTAGGCTTCCCTCATCGGACGGGCAGTCCGCCCGCCCACAGGGGGAGTTGGTCGACATGCCACTGAAGTCCTACGGCGTCCTGATCGCACGGGCCGTCGACACCCGGCGCGAGGGCGCCACCGACACGCCGCACTACCAGATCCACCTGACGGACGATCACGGCACGCACTACCGGGCCGCGGTGAACGTCCTGTCCCAGCAACAGCCCTCGGAGCTGCTGTACTTCGTCGCCGACGATTTCCGCCACCCGGTCACCGCCCGGCTCACCGGGCTGCCGGGCGGCTGGAGCACGCTGCCCTCCGGATCCGGCGGGGCCAACCTGGACTTCGTCCGCGGCAACCTCTTCGACCCGGCCGGGATGCGCCAGCTGCCCCCGGACCTCTCCGGGCCCGACAACGACCTCGCCGACCTCCTCGACCACTACGTGCGGCGTGCGGTCGACGACCCGCAGGCCCGGGTGCACGTCTTCGGCGAGCGCTGGGGGCCCGAGAACGGCGTACGGGACAAGGTGTTCGACTTCCGGCCCGGCAACGGCGTCCATGACGTCCACATGAACCAGGGCAACAGCCGGCGCTTCCGCGGCGACGACGGGGTCTGGCAGGACGGCGGCATGCTGCTGCACTTCCCCGCGCAGGAGCGCTGGGTCGGGATCTTCCTCGCCTTCCAGAGCCAGTCCTGGCACACCGACGACCTCACCGGGCACGCCCTCGACGTGGTCGACGGCTCCCGCCCCGAGCCGGGGACGCGTCCGGTCCGGGTCGTCGCCGCGCTGGTCAACCCGCGCGGTCCGGCGCCCGAGGCGGAGACCGTCACCCTGATCAACGCCTCGCCCGGCCCCGTGGACCTGACCGGCTGGACCGTCGGCGGGCGCCAGGGCAAGCGCGTCCCCGTGCCCTCCGGTCCGCTGGCCGCGGGCGTGAGCCTGCTGGTCGCCCTCGGTGAGGACGCCGGACTCGGCAACAGGGGAGGGGAGATCAACCTCTTCGACGCCGAGGGGCTGAAGGTGCACGGCGTCTCCTACACCGCCGAACAGGCGGCCCGGGAAGGCTGGTCCCTGGTGTTCTGACCCGGCGGCCGAATCACCGCCTACCCAGCCGCACACCCGTACGGCACCATGAGCCCTACCGCCACCACCGGCCCGGAGGGCGTCTCGTGGACCGTCGACCGCACGGAAGACTGGACGAGTTGCAGCGCGACCCCTACCCGCACTACGCCCGCGCCCGGCATACCGGTGGCCTGACCCATGTCGCCGAACTCGACGCCTGGCTGGTCGCCCGGGACACCGACGTGCGTGAAGTGCTGCGCCGCCCCGAGGACTTCTCCTCGGCCAACGCGCTACGGCCGGACGTGCTGCCCGCGCCCGCCGCGCTCGCCGTGCTCGGCCGCGGATTCGGCGGCCGCCCCGTCGTCGTCACCGCCGACGGGGCGTTGCACCAGCGGCTGCGCACCCCGATCGTGCGCGGTCTGTCCCCGGCCCGGGTCAGCACGGTGCTGCCGTACGCTGCCGAGCGGGCCGCGGCGCTGATCGACTCCTTCGCCGCGGACGGCTCGGTGGAGTTCATGTCCGGCTACGCCCACCGGCTCCCCGGTGAGGTGATCGGCCGGATCGTCGGTATCGACCCGGCGGACGTGCCCGCCGTCGTGCACGGCGGACACCGCGCCGAGGAGCTGCTGTTCCGGCCCCTGAAGGAGACCGAGCAGGTCGCCGCGGCCGAGGACGTGGTCGCCATGCAGCAGGTCCTAGACGGCTACGCACGGCGGCGGCACTCAGCGCCGCGCGAGGACCTGTGCAGCGAACTCGTCGCCTCCGTCCTGCCGCCCGGCGCGGACGAGGTGTCCCTGGAGCAGCGCCACGAGCTCGTCGCGCACCTGCAGAACCTGCTGCTCGCCGGGCATCTGACGACCACCGCGCTGCTCGGCACGACCGTGCTGCATCTGCTGCGCCACCCGGACCAGTGGGCGCTGCTGTGCGCCGAGCCGGACCGCATCCCGGCGGCGGTGGAGGAGGCCGCCCGCTACGACAGCGCCCTTCAGGGCTTCCGCCGGGTCACCACCCGCCCGGTCACCCTGGCCGGCACCGAACTCCCGGCCGGGGCAGCCCTGTTCGTCGCCTTCGGCGCTGCCAACCGGGACCCCGAGCGCCATCCCCGGCCCGACGCCTTCGACATCACCCGCGCCCCGGGCCGCCACCTCGCCTTCGGGCTCGGCGCGCACGGCTGCCCCGGCTCCCAACTCGCCCGCGAACAGCTGAGGATCACCCTGGAGGCGCTGACCCGGAGACTGCCGGGCCTCAGGCTGGCGGAGGACGACCCGGTCACGATGCGGCCGACGATGATCCACCGCTCCCCGTACCGACTCCGCCTGACCTGGTGACCACTTAGGGCCTGCCGTTTGGATCAGTCCGGCGTCGCGGGCCCTGGCACGCGCGGCTCAGTTGCCATGCACCGCTTCTTGCACCGGGCCTGATCCAAACGACAGGCCCCAGCCCCTCACCGGTAGACCTTGCCGGGCTCGGCCTTCCCCGGCGCGAGCAACTGCGGCACGGTCACGAACACATACCCCTGCTTCTTCAGCGCGTCGATGATCCCGGGCACCGCGGGCACCGTGCCCCGGTAGATGTCGTGCAGCAGGATGATCCCGTCCCGGTCCGACTGGTCCAGGACGCGCTTCTTGATCAGCGCCGAGTCATTGGTCTTGTAGTCCTTCGCCGTCACGCTCCAGAGCACCTCGGCGAGCCCCAGCTCCCGGCAGATCTCGTGCACGGTGTCGTCGGTGCGGCCCTGCGGCGGGCGCATCAGGGTCGGGCGGCGCCCGGTCAGGCGCTCTATCTCCTCGTTCGGGCGCTCCAGTTCCTCACGTATCTCCTCCCGGTCCAGATCGGTGAGGATCTTGTGGTCCCAGGTGTGGCTGGCTATCTCGTGGCCCTCGTCGGCCATCCGCTTGACGAGCTCCGGGTACTTCTCGATGTGCCGCTTGCCGAGGAGGAAGAAGGTCGCCGGGACCTGCTCCTCCTTCAGGATGTCCAGCAGCCGCGGCGAGTTCTCGCTGGGCCCCGCGTCGAAGGTCAGCGCTATGCACTTGGCCTCACGGCAGTCGACGGTCCCCGCCCGGGCCTGGACGTCGGCCTTGGCGTCGGCGCGGGCCGAGGCGGGGGAGGTCGTCTCCAGCCGGGTGCACCCCGTCAATGCCATCGCGGCGGACAACATCGTGGCGGCGAGGAACGCGGCCCCCGTTTTCTTCATCTTCTTGGTCGGAGAAGGCATGCCGAGACTATACGTCGCGCGTATACACGAGATGTATAGTCGGTCCGGTGATGCCGCTCACGCGGCATCCATGCAGGTCAGCGGCTATTCAGCGCTTCCAGTACGGCCCGCCCGGCCGCCCGGTGTTCCGCGGCCCCCGCCGGGTCCGTCCCCTCCAGAACGCCGGCGATCCCCTCGTGGGCGAGGGCCTCCTCGTACCGGTTGCCGAGCCGCGGGCCCAGCTCCAGCACCTGCCGGTGCAGCCGCAGCGCCTCGTCGGTCAGGCCCGCGAAGCGGCAGGTCTCGGCGTAGCCGTTGAGGAAGTGGATCTTCCAGTGCTCCTCGAACAGCTCGTCCAGGAGCGCGAACGCCTCCCGGTGGCTGGCCAGCGCCTCCTCGTAACGGCCCATGTGCCGCAGCGCGACACCCCGGCAGTTCAGGCACCAGGCCTGGTTGTGCAGATGGCCGTCCTCGCGGGCCAGCGACAGCGCCGCACGGAGGTGTTCCGACGCCGCGTCCGGCGTCTCCCGGGCCAGCGCCACCCCGAGGACGATCCGGGCCGTCAGCGCGGGCGGCCACGCGGCGTCGGGGTGCGGGACGTCCAGCACCTGACGGGCCAGCAGGGCCGCCTCCTCGCGCCGGCCCAGTTGGAGCAGCGCCCAGGACTCGGCGGCGGCCGCGTGGGCCGTGCCCTCGGGACAGTCCGCGTTCGCGTACAGCTTTCCCGCCAGCCGGAACAGCTCCAGCGGCTCCTCGACCTGCCCCGCGTCCCAGCTCAAGTAGCCGCGGCGCAGCGTCAGTTCGGCCTCCGCCCGGGTGTCGCCCGCCTCCACGACCCGCAGCCCGGCCGCCTCGTACGCCTCGGTCGCCTCCGCCGTCCGCCCCGCGTTGTACCGGGCGAAGCCCAGATCGCTGTACGCCTGCGCCAGGTGCAGCGGATCGCCCAGCCGCTCGGCGGCGGCCAGTGAGCGCTCGAAGAGGACGTTGAGATGCGTCGTGCCGCAGCGCCGCGCGAAGTACGCCCGCAGATAGCGCGGCAGTTCGCAGACGTGGGCGTCGGCGCCGACCGCCGCGGCCGTCTCGAACACGGCGATCAGGTTGCCGTACTCCGAGGTGAGCCAGGCGAAGGCGGCGTTCTTGTCCGCGAACCGGGGGAGTTCCGCCGGGGCCGGGCCCGCCGAGACGGCACGGCCGGGCGCCACGAACGGCATCGCGGCGTCGGCGGCGGCCGCCGTATGGACGTAGAAGTCCAGCACCCGGACCAGGGCACGCTCCCGCTCGGCCGGCGAGTCCGTCTCCGCCGAGGCGCGGCGCGCGTGCTGGTGCACCAGGTCGTGCAGCCGGTAGCGGGTCGCCGTCGGCTGCTGCACGAGGTGCGCGTCGACCAGGTCCTCCAGCATCGCCCGCGCGCTGCGCACCGGGACGTCCGCCAGCGCCGCCGCCACGTACTCGTCGAACGACTCCCCGGGCAGCAGGCCCAGCAGCCGGAACAACCGGGCGTGCGGCCGGTCCAGTTGCCGTACCGACATCGCGAAGGCGGTGTCGAACTCGTCGCTCCCCTCCGCCAGCCGCTCGACCAGGATGCCCACCGTCCAGCCCGGCCGGTGCCGCAGCCGGGCTCCGGCCAGGCGCAGGGCCAGGGGCAGCCGGCCGCACAGCCGCAGCACCTCGGCCGCGGACTCCGGGTCACCGGCCAGCCTGCCGCCGGAGCCGTCCGGCTCGCCGCTCGCCCGGGCCAGCAGCCGTGCGCTCTCCGCGGGGCTCAGTACGTCGAGCGAGACCGGCGGCACCTCGTCCAGGCCCAGCAGCCGGTTGCGGCTGGTGACCAGGGCGACGGAGGCACCGGCGCCGGGCAGCAGCGGGCGGACCTGGTCGGCGTCGGCGGCGTTGTCGAGGACCACCACGACCCGGCGCCCCGCCAGCTCCGACCGCCAGCAGGCGGCCAGTTGCTCCACACCCTGCTGCGGGACCCGCTCGGAGGGGACGTCCAGCGCGCCCAGCAGCATCCGCAGCGCGGAGTCGGGATCGAGCGGAGGGCGGCCCTCGGTGAAGCCGTGCAGATCCACATAGAGCTGCGCGTCGGGGAAGCCGGCGGCGAGCCGGTGCGCCGCGTGCACGGCGAGGGAGGTCTTGCCGACGCCCGCCATACCGTCGACGGAGACCGCGCGATGGCTGTCCACGGCGGCGAACACGGCGGCCAGCGCCTCCTCGCGCCCGGTGAAGTCGGGCATGTCGCGCGGCAGGTCGTTGCGGGGGTGCGGCTGGGCCTGGCGGCTGCTCTTCGGGGGCGCCGGAAGCGGATTGGAGATCCGCTCCCACAGCGGGCGCAGCGGCCGGGGGTCCCGCTTGACCAGGCGGCACAGCGCGACCACCGCGGGCCACGGCGGCACGGTCTGCCCGTTGAGGTACCGCGACAGGGACGAGGAGCTGAGCCCCGCGTCCCGCGCGAGGGCCCGGACCCCGAGTCCGGACAGCTCCTGGATCATGCGCAGCCGGGCCGCCAGCTCCTCCTGCGGATCCGCCTGCGCTTGTGGTTCGTGCGTGCTCATGGTTGTTCCCCCGCCTGTTCGTCCCACTGGCCATGAAGTCTTCCCAGTCAAGTCGTCGCAGGTCAAGGGCTGTTGTGCTGTCCCACGGTGTTCCATCGCCATGGTCCGCACGGACGGGCCGGGCTGTTATGGAGTCACGCCCCGAGGCGAGGGGCACCGAACCGGAAGCGAAGGAGAGCGCAGTGCGGTCCCGTATGCGGAACCCCGCCGACGTCCTCACCGACGCGGCCCGGCCCCTGAAGGAGATCATGGCGGCCGTGCACGCGGCCGGCGTGGACCCCCGGACGCTGGCCCTGGTGCACGTGCGGATCAGCCAGGTCAACGGCTGCGGCGCCGACGTCGAGGACGGCGTCCGGACGGCCCGCGAGGCCGGGGTGGGCGACGAGCGACTGCTCGCCCTCGCCGCCTGGCGGGACACCGCGCACTTCACCCCCGCGGAACGGGCGGCCCTGGAACTGGCCGAGGCCGCGACCCGGCTCGCCGACCGCCCCGACGCGGTCGGCGACCCGACCTGGGACCGGGCCGCCACCCACTACGACGAGCGGCAGCTCGCCGCGCTGATCCTGCTGATCGGCACCACCAACCTGCTCAACCGGCTCGCCGCCACGACCCGGCAGAGCGCCCCCTTGACCGACACAACCGGAAGGAACCGGCCATGACGAACACCCAGCGCACCGCGGAGAAGACCACCGACAGCGCGGCCGAGCAGTGGACCGCCGAGGAGCGCGCCGCGATGAAGGAGCGCGCCAAGGAGCTGAAGGCGTCCGCGCGCCGCGCCTCGCGCGCCGAGAAGGCGGCCGAGGACGAGGCGGCCGTGCTCGCCAAGATCGCCGAAATGCAGGACTCGGACCGCGTGATGGCCGAGCGCATCCACGCCGTCGTCAAGGAGAACGCCCCCGTACTGGCCCCGAAGCTCTGGTACGGCATGCCCGCCTACGCCCGCGACGGCAAGATCGTCTGCTTCTTCCAGAGCGCGCAGAAGTTCAACGCGCGCTACGCCACCTTCGGATTCAACGACACCGCGCACCTCGACGAGGGCACCATGTGGCCGACCGGCTTCGCCCTTCCCCGGCTCACCGATGCCGACGCGGCCCGGATCGGCGAGCTGGTCGCCAAGGCGGTGAGCTGAACGCCGAGCTGACGCCCGATCGGCCGGGACCCTCGATTCCCGAAGCTCTGGAGTGCGCGCCGGGCCGATCGCCGCGGTGATCGGCCCGGCCACCGCCGGTGGCCCGCATGCCAGAATGCAAGAGTTCGTTCCCCTCCGATGTCCATCGAGGTCCAGCCGTGTCCCAGCCTGCAGGCCGTGTGCCCCAGCGACGCAACGCACGGTCCAACCGGGCGCGCATCCTGGCCACCGCGCGCCAGGAGCTGGGGCGCAACCCCGACATCACCCTGGAGGAACTGGCCCGTGCCGCCGGTGTCGTACGGCGCACCCTGTTCGGCCACTTCCCCGGCCGGGCCGCGCTCCTGGAGGCGCTGGCCGAGGAGGCGGGCGAGGCACTGCGGGCCGCCGTGGCGAGCGCACCGCAGGCGACCGGGGAGGGGGCGGAACCCGCCGAGCGGGCACTCGCGCGGTTCGCGCTGTCGATGTGGCCGGTGGGCGACCGCTACCG
Encoded proteins:
- a CDS encoding NCS2 family permease; translated protein: MTQQSLEPKTVADDAGEGTLVPAGRSWLDRYFHISRRQSTVAREVRGGVTTFMAMAYILLLNPLILSGKDAAGDTLAQKALITATAFAAALTTLLMGFFGKVPLALAAGLSVSGVLASQVAPQMTWPQAMGMCVMYGVVIMLLVVTGLREMIMNAIPLALKHAITMGIGLFVALIGFSKAGFVHQGESTPLTLGPAGELAGWPVLLFAVTLLAIFMLQARGVPGAILIGIVGGTVLAVILNAFDAIDPKQWAAGAPELHGSAVSMPDFSIFGDVEFGGWGEVGAMTVGMIVFTLVLAGFFDAMATIIGVGTEAKLADDKGRMPGLSKALFIDGAGGAIGGVSGASGQTVFVESATGVGEGARTGLSSVVTGLFFAACLFFTPLTAIVPGEVAAAALVVIGAMMMMNARHVDWGDRATAIPVFLTVVIMPFTYSITAGVAAGVISYVAIKTAQGKIREIGAFMWALTVIFVVFFALNPIESWLGVH
- a CDS encoding XdhC family protein, with protein sequence MLDIAEELHRWVEQGRDFAVATVVAVGGSAPRRPGAALAVDTAGTAIGSVSGGCVEGAVYDLCQQALQDGETVLERFGYSDEDAFAVGLTCGGIIDILVTPVRAADPARPVIRAALAAAARGEAAAMARVVSGPAELMGRALVVRPDGESYDGGPGYEDGPGYDGGFGAHPELDRTVAAEAGAFLDAGRTGTLEIGEQGSRCGAPLTVLVEASVPPPRMIVFGAIDFASALVRIGKFLGYRVTVCDARPVFATEARFPEADEIVVEWPHKYLERTDVDARTVLCVLTHDAKFDVPLLQLALRLPVAYVGAMGSRRTHLDRNERLREVGVTEMELARLRSPIGLDLGARTPEETALSIASEIVANRRGGSGVSLTGAHTPIHHEAASTPAGRIGSVA
- a CDS encoding lanthionine synthetase LanC family protein; amino-acid sequence: MIPKQVVETEVDEVEQLAADALRWLTAQARPTGDGGLGWPVRPSDATTEAMFYDGTAGIVPALLEGWRHFGDDAYADTALRAARGLGAAVEETGDSSLYFGLTGMAIALRAVHDDLGDAASGAAADRAMELVRSRFDGTRWGELFELMGGNAGIGLGALALGDVEFAVQAVEPYADAAERTAAGVRWAHRPGATGRMHHVSHGTLGIVCALAAIGATAGRADLTELALAGAADVVSRDEAGPDGFLVPHSDPRHAGERTARHNYGWCHGPAGDAQVFRLLRDALDDSSWPELADRCWHTVVHSGLPARLTPGFWDNSGRCCGTAGVLALACDRIAEQAESPEFARVLVADLASRATRDADGARWSNVEHRATPSELEAETGWAMGNAGIARELLRWVRLNRGGAPDYAFAWPDQPAVRRASGQATEPIRPAGVEAAS
- a CDS encoding SRPBCC family protein, which gives rise to MVNFQLERTVPLSLDEAWRRLTDWPRHGRVVPLTRVTVVTPGPDRKGTVLVARSGLGPLAFDDRMEVTVWRPPTEEAPGLCRLEKRGRVVLGWAEIEVRPGPGGRARVVWREELRLRLLPGLFDGPLRSAARYVFGRAVNSLLRMP
- a CDS encoding DUF2278 family protein, yielding MPLKSYGVLIARAVDTRREGATDTPHYQIHLTDDHGTHYRAAVNVLSQQQPSELLYFVADDFRHPVTARLTGLPGGWSTLPSGSGGANLDFVRGNLFDPAGMRQLPPDLSGPDNDLADLLDHYVRRAVDDPQARVHVFGERWGPENGVRDKVFDFRPGNGVHDVHMNQGNSRRFRGDDGVWQDGGMLLHFPAQERWVGIFLAFQSQSWHTDDLTGHALDVVDGSRPEPGTRPVRVVAALVNPRGPAPEAETVTLINASPGPVDLTGWTVGGRQGKRVPVPSGPLAAGVSLLVALGEDAGLGNRGGEINLFDAEGLKVHGVSYTAEQAAREGWSLVF
- a CDS encoding cytochrome P450, coding for MDRRPHGRLDELQRDPYPHYARARHTGGLTHVAELDAWLVARDTDVREVLRRPEDFSSANALRPDVLPAPAALAVLGRGFGGRPVVVTADGALHQRLRTPIVRGLSPARVSTVLPYAAERAAALIDSFAADGSVEFMSGYAHRLPGEVIGRIVGIDPADVPAVVHGGHRAEELLFRPLKETEQVAAAEDVVAMQQVLDGYARRRHSAPREDLCSELVASVLPPGADEVSLEQRHELVAHLQNLLLAGHLTTTALLGTTVLHLLRHPDQWALLCAEPDRIPAAVEEAARYDSALQGFRRVTTRPVTLAGTELPAGAALFVAFGAANRDPERHPRPDAFDITRAPGRHLAFGLGAHGCPGSQLAREQLRITLEALTRRLPGLRLAEDDPVTMRPTMIHRSPYRLRLTW
- a CDS encoding polysaccharide deacetylase family protein, producing the protein MPSPTKKMKKTGAAFLAATMLSAAMALTGCTRLETTSPASARADAKADVQARAGTVDCREAKCIALTFDAGPSENSPRLLDILKEEQVPATFFLLGKRHIEKYPELVKRMADEGHEIASHTWDHKILTDLDREEIREELERPNEEIERLTGRRPTLMRPPQGRTDDTVHEICRELGLAEVLWSVTAKDYKTNDSALIKKRVLDQSDRDGIILLHDIYRGTVPAVPGIIDALKKQGYVFVTVPQLLAPGKAEPGKVYR
- a CDS encoding ATP-binding protein encodes the protein MSTHEPQAQADPQEELAARLRMIQELSGLGVRALARDAGLSSSSLSRYLNGQTVPPWPAVVALCRLVKRDPRPLRPLWERISNPLPAPPKSSRQAQPHPRNDLPRDMPDFTGREEALAAVFAAVDSHRAVSVDGMAGVGKTSLAVHAAHRLAAGFPDAQLYVDLHGFTEGRPPLDPDSALRMLLGALDVPSERVPQQGVEQLAACWRSELAGRRVVVVLDNAADADQVRPLLPGAGASVALVTSRNRLLGLDEVPPVSLDVLSPAESARLLARASGEPDGSGGRLAGDPESAAEVLRLCGRLPLALRLAGARLRHRPGWTVGILVERLAEGSDEFDTAFAMSVRQLDRPHARLFRLLGLLPGESFDEYVAAALADVPVRSARAMLEDLVDAHLVQQPTATRYRLHDLVHQHARRASAETDSPAERERALVRVLDFYVHTAAAADAAMPFVAPGRAVSAGPAPAELPRFADKNAAFAWLTSEYGNLIAVFETAAAVGADAHVCELPRYLRAYFARRCGTTHLNVLFERSLAAAERLGDPLHLAQAYSDLGFARYNAGRTAEATEAYEAAGLRVVEAGDTRAEAELTLRRGYLSWDAGQVEEPLELFRLAGKLYANADCPEGTAHAAAAESWALLQLGRREEAALLARQVLDVPHPDAAWPPALTARIVLGVALARETPDAASEHLRAALSLAREDGHLHNQAWCLNCRGVALRHMGRYEEALASHREAFALLDELFEEHWKIHFLNGYAETCRFAGLTDEALRLHRQVLELGPRLGNRYEEALAHEGIAGVLEGTDPAGAAEHRAAGRAVLEALNSR
- a CDS encoding carboxymuconolactone decarboxylase family protein; this encodes MRSRMRNPADVLTDAARPLKEIMAAVHAAGVDPRTLALVHVRISQVNGCGADVEDGVRTAREAGVGDERLLALAAWRDTAHFTPAERAALELAEAATRLADRPDAVGDPTWDRAATHYDERQLAALILLIGTTNLLNRLAATTRQSAPLTDTTGRNRP
- a CDS encoding iron chaperone, translated to MTNTQRTAEKTTDSAAEQWTAEERAAMKERAKELKASARRASRAEKAAEDEAAVLAKIAEMQDSDRVMAERIHAVVKENAPVLAPKLWYGMPAYARDGKIVCFFQSAQKFNARYATFGFNDTAHLDEGTMWPTGFALPRLTDADAARIGELVAKAVS